A section of the Candidatus Obscuribacterales bacterium genome encodes:
- a CDS encoding dihydrolipoamide acetyltransferase family protein — PLGEVAKFNTLQQAVVRNMMTSLQVPTFRVGYTITTDALDALYKKVKSKGVTMTALLAKAVAVTLQRHPLVNAFYTEQGTSYRSEINVAVAVAMEGGGLITPVLRQADQVDLYSLSRTWRDLVERSRLKQLQPDEYSTGSFTLSNLGMFGVDRFDAILPPGQGSILAIGASRPQVVATADGMMGVRNQMQVNLTCDHRIIYGADAAAFLRDLAKLIETNPESLTL; from the coding sequence CCCCTTGGGGAAGTCGCCAAGTTCAACACCCTGCAGCAAGCTGTGGTGCGCAACATGATGACCAGTCTTCAGGTGCCTACCTTCCGGGTTGGTTACACCATCACCACCGATGCCCTTGATGCCCTGTATAAAAAGGTGAAATCGAAAGGCGTCACCATGACCGCCCTGCTGGCTAAGGCCGTGGCGGTGACGCTGCAGCGCCATCCCTTGGTGAATGCTTTCTATACCGAACAGGGAACCAGCTATCGCTCAGAGATTAATGTGGCGGTGGCGGTGGCTATGGAGGGCGGTGGTTTGATTACCCCTGTCCTGCGCCAGGCTGATCAAGTGGATCTCTATTCCCTATCCCGCACCTGGCGAGATTTGGTGGAGCGATCGCGCCTGAAACAGCTTCAGCCCGATGAATATTCCACCGGTAGCTTTACCCTGTCTAACCTAGGCATGTTTGGCGTCGATCGCTTCGATGCCATTTTGCCGCCGGGTCAAGGTTCAATCCTGGCCATTGGAGCCTCTCGCCCCCAAGTGGTGGCCACGGCTGACGGCATGATGGGGGTGCGCAATCAAATGCAGGTCAACCTCACCTGTGATCACCGCATCATCTATGGTGCTGATGCTGCCGCCTTCCTGCGGGATCTTGCCAAGTTGATTGAAACCAATCCCGAATCCCTCACTCTATAG